The Deltaproteobacteria bacterium genome includes the window CAAGGCCGGCAGGGACATGCTGCTGTTTCCAGGTGAAATAGGATGCCGCTAAGCTGTAGAGCAAGAACGATCCGAGAGAAAAAAAAGAAAGCTCCGGAAAGCGCGCGACACGCAATGGGTTGAGTTGGATCACCACGATCGCGAGGATCGCGAAAGCCAAACGAAGCCAGGCTACGGCTCGCTCCCGCCGGATAATCCAATCGGCCTCCAGCGAGGTTTCCTCACTACCGGCGTGTCGATTTACAAATTCGTCGAAATACAGCGGATCTCTCGTTTCTCGATACCGACCTTGATAACCGCCTAGTGTGCTTGGCCCATCAGAATGAGCGCGGCTTTGAAGCGATTGTTCACTTTGAGCTTGTCGAAAATATTGGTCAGGTGTGTCTTAACGGTTTTTTCGCTGATGAAAATATTCCTGCCGATTTCTTCATTGGTCAGCCCTTTGGCGACTAGTTTGAGGATTTCCATCTCGCGCTTGGTGAGCGCGCTAATGCTGTCGTCGAGCAGCGGCGTCGCTTGGGTTGCTTGAACTTGTTGAGCCTGGGCGATTTCATCAAAGGCCTGCCAGCCTGGAATCTCTTTGTCGATCCAAACCCCGCCGTTGTGGACGCTCCTGATCGCTTGCACGAGCGTGGCTGCCGGGACACCTTTGGGAACGAAACCTCTGGCGCCGCCCTTGGCCGCATTCAGCACGTGTTCTTCCTCTGAAAACGCGGTGAGAATCATCACCCGCGTCGTCGGGCTTCGAGCCGCGATTTCAAGAAGATTTTGCACCACATCGCCTTTGGGCATCTTTAGGTCCAAGAGCAAGACGTCAGGCTTCATTTTATCGACGACTTTAGCGATCTCATCACCGTCGGCTGCCTCGCCAACGACTAGAATGTCTTTTTCTACCGAAAGGATCTTGCGAAGGCCGTCGCGGAGCAGAGCGTGGTCGTCGGCAATTACAACTTTAATCGCTGCCATCTTGTTACCTCGTCAAATTAACTCACCAGCACCGTTCTGATTGGTCAATTGAAAATACAACAAATGGCTGAAGGTGCAAGCTAATTTTCTGCCGGGATTTCGGCTGAGCCTATAGTCCTATTTTGCGCTCAATTCTTGCCGATTACGTAAAAAATCCTACCTAAAGCGTATTGAGATGACATCAGGGTCACGATAAGTATCTTGAAGCATTCCGAGTAATTTAGCGTTGTACGGAGGTCAGATGAAAAATTTGTTTTTAACTCGCGCGCTCATTGGCGTATCGTTGTTCGCGTTCGCTGCTTGTGCGACTCAAGAAGAAATGGCGCCCAAACCAGCACCCGCACCGGCTCCGGCAGCCAAAACAGAGGCGGCAAAGGCAACCAAGTTAGCGGGCGATATCGGCCTGCTCGATACAGAGAAGAACTACATGATTATCGTGACCAAGGAAGGCAAGTTGGTGACGATCGATTACGATGCTAAATTTCAGCCGACCCAAAAAGATTATGTCGAGACCAAAATTGCGGAGATTGGCTTAGGATCTTCTGCCACTGTTGTATACAGCCGGCAAGGCGAAAAGAGCATCGCGTCGAGTATCGAATACTTGCCCGCGAAGGGCGAATAGGACATCGCTGAAAACTACGTTACGGACACAATCAGGAGGAGACTGAAATGAGAGCGAATTGGAAAGTAGCAGGCGGCATCGCGGTGTTATTCGCTGGAGCCTTGGCATTGCCGGTTATCGCCCAAGAGAAAAAGGCCCAAGAGAAAAAGGCCCAAGAGAAAAAGGCCGAAGAGAAGAAAGCCGAAGCGAAATCTGCCGAGCCAGCGAAGGCTAAGGCCGAGAAGGTCGCGGGCGATGTCGGCTTATTGGATACCGAGAAAAACTACATGATCGTCGTGACCAAGGAAGGCAAGTTGATCACCCTGGATTTCAACGCCAAGACCAAGACGACTGAGATCCGCGAATCCAAAGTTAAGATGGCCGACGTTGGGTTGGGGTCCTCGGCGACCGTGGAATACGTCACCAAAGGCGAGAAAAATTTTCTTTCCAAGATGGAATTCGTTGCGGCCAAGGGCGAGTAACCAGCTTAGCTACAGAAGGTCGATTAGAACTTTAAGGGCGCGGTTTTACCGCGCCCTTTGTTTTTTGATTTAGGCTAATTAAACGAAAACCGCCCTGACTCCGTCAGGGCGGCAAGAATTAAGTGTCGCGTTAAATAATTTAGGACTCGCGGGCGGCGAGTCTCTGAAGGCTAGGAGCCTTCTTCTTCGAAGTCGGTGAACACAAGTCTGCGGTAGCCGCGTTCTTCGTCGAGTGTTTTTTGCCGCTTACTTTCCTTTTCGTTTTCTTCCTGGCATTTCACGCACAGGCGGGTAAAGGGCAAAACCTTGAGCCGGCCGAGTTGGATTTCCCCCTCGCAGCTTTCACAAATCTCGTAGCTCTTTTCCTTGATCCGTTGCAGCGCTTCGTCGATGGCGACGACTTTCTCCCGTTCTCGGTCATTGAGGATAAAATTGATTTCCCGGTCGCGCTCATCGCTGGCCAAATCGTAGGTGTCGCGTCCCTCGTCCTTGATGCCTTCGGTCTCGCCTTTGACACGACCCTGCATCTCTTTGCTGAGACCGCGTTTCATTTCCTCAAGCATTTCCGCGGCCCGCTTGAGAAACTCGCGACGTTGTTTTTTTTCTTTGTCTGGATCCGCTTTAGCCATGGAGTATCTCACCCGTTAAATCGTAGTCATGCGCTTCTATGATCTTGACGTCGATCATGGTTCCGGGCTCAGGCGGCAAGTCCGTTACCGACGGTAAATCGTGGTTCGCTATCAGAACGACGCCGTCAACTTCCGGGGCGTGGGCTTGGGTCCGGCCGGAAAGCATGCCTGAGTCCGAATCAATGCCGTCGATCATAACGCGCTGCATGGTGCCAATCAAGGCCTGATTCTTTTTTCGTGACACCGAGGCCTGCAAATCCATCACTTCTTGCCAGCGCTGTTCCTTTTCATCTTCGCTGACTTGGCCGTCGAATTTCGCCGCCGCAGTGCCTTCCTCCTGGGAGTACTTAAAGACTCCGAGCCGTTCGAATTCAGTCTCTTCGACGAAGTCGAGGAGTTCGCCAAAATCCGCCTCAGTCTCGCCAGGAAAGCCGACGATCAAAGAGGTTCTGAGCGTTAGTCCGGGGATTGCATCGCGCAATTTCATGACCGCTTCGCGCACGGCGCTGCCGCTCTTGCCCCGGCGCATGCGCTGAAGCAGGGAGCGGCTAATATGCTGAAACGGGATGTCGACATATTTGCAGATCTTGCCGCTGTCGCGGATCAGGTCGAGCAGCGGCTTGTCGAGAAAGTTGGGGTACGAATAGAGCAGGCGAATCCAAGTGATCTCGTCGATGCCGTCCAACGCTTTCATCAAGCCGTAGAGCGTCGTACCGTCTTTGCGGTCGCGGCCGTAGGCGGTTAGGTCTTGGGCGATGAGATTTATCTCCTTGACCCCGGCGCGTCCGAGCGAGCTGGCTTCGTCGAGCACCGACTCAATGGAGCGGCTGCGGTGCGGGCCGCGTAGTTTAGGGATGATGCAAAAGGCGCACTTGTGATCGCAGCCCTCCGAGACTTTTAAATATGCCGTGTAGGAAGGCGTGGTGCGCAGCCGCGGCGTCGCATGGTCATAAATGTAATTGGGCACACCGACATGCTGGCGCAGCTTGGCGTCGACTTCGTGATCGCGGAGAATTTCGACGATGCGCGGCACTTCACCGGTGCCGATGAACAGGTCGACTTCGGGTAGCTCACTGGCGAGCTCGTCGGGGTAGCGCTGGGATAGGCAGCCGGCGACTACGAGTTTTTTAATCTTACCTTCTTCTTTGAGCCGGCTCATTTCGACAATTGTGTCGACGGATTCTTCTTTGGCCGCGCCGATGAAGCCGCAGGTGTTGACCAACACGACATCGGCGTCGCTTGGTTCCTGGACGATCTCGTAGTGATTTCTTTCGAGCAGCCCAGCCATGACTTCGGAGTCGACCAGATTTCGCGCGCAGCCCAAGCTGACGATGCTGAATTTCTGCTTGGCCGGCATCATCATTGCCCGAGCTCGACTATGTCCGCGCCGTCGGGAATTTTGACTTGAAATAGCGCGTCATTGACGCCGACGCCTTTGCGCATGGCGGAGAAGCGCAGCGTGGTCAGATTGCCGGCGGCGTCGCGCACGCTGACCCACTGGATATCCGAGGCGGCTTTGCTCACGCCGACGAGGATTTCGCTATAACCGCCGGCTTCGCCTTTGGGTTCCAAGCGCAAGACGTTTTGGCTGTCGTCGCTCGCTTTAAGCGTCGCGTTGAAGTCTTTTTTCAAATTTCCCAGACCGAGCAAAAACGACAGCGGGATATCGCCACGAAAGGCGTTTTTGAGCGGGCTTTTGATCACTTGATTCTGATCGGGCTGGTAAAAATACAGATGCTTACCGTCGGTTAAAACGAATTGAGTCTTGGGATCCTCGTAGCGCCAGAGCATTTTTCCCGGCCGTTTGAACGAGAGTTTACCCGACGCTTTCATGGTCCGGTTAAGCGTCTTGACCTCGGTCTGTTGCTGAAAGTCGGCGACAAAATCGCTGGTCGCGTCGTAGCTTTTCTGTAAGCCATCGAGCACCGCTTCGGCACTACGGCTTTCCGCCGCCAGGCTGAGATTCACACCGCAAGCCGCCACTAAGATGATGGCTAGAAGTAATTTAATCTTAGATATCATCGTCAATTTTTCGCGCATAAACTTCACGGGGGCGAGCGCCGTCCGCCGGTCCGACCACCCGGTCGCGCTCCATCTGTTCGATCATCCGGGCGGCGCGATTGTATCCTACCCGCAATCGGCGCTGAACCATAGAGATTGACGCCTGCTGGGTTTCGGTGACGATGGCCACCGCTTGGTCGTACATTTCGTCATATTCTTCGTCGATGGCCGCGGCCGCTTCGGTCTCTTTTTTCGCTTCGAGCACTTCCGGCCGATAGACCGGCCGGCCTTGGGCCTTGATGAATTGCATCACCCTGAGCACTTCTTGGTCCGACACGAAGGCGCCGTGGACGCGGGTCAAGCGCGCGGTGCCCGGCGGCAGAAACAGCAAATCGCCGTTGCCCAAAAGTTTCTCCGAACCCATGGAATCGAGAATCGTGCGCGAATCGATTCTCGATGTCACCTGAAAAGAAATACGCGCGGGAAAGTTGGCTTTGATCAAACCGGTGATGACATCCACTGACGGCCGTTGCGTGGCGAGGATCAAATGGATACCAGCGGCGCGCGCTTTCTGCGCCAAGCGGGTGATGTATTCTTCGACATCGCGGCCGACGGTCATCATCAGATCGGCTAATTCGTCGATGATGATGACGATGCGCGGCATCTTGGCGTGAACCAGCGGCATATTCCGCTGCAGCGTGCCGCCGATGGACAGCGGCGGCAATTCTTCCAACGATTCGGCTTCGGTCAAGTCGATGACGGCTTTTTTGTTGCCGCTCTCTTTTTCCAGCGTGCGGTTATAGTTGTCGATGTTGCGCGCGCCTTTTTCTCGCATTAGACGATAGCGCCGGTCCATCTCTTCCACCGCCCAGAACAATGCCGCGGCGGCTTTTTTTGGATCCGTAACCACCGGCACGAGCTGGTGGGGTATGTCTTCGTAAGCCGTGAGTTCGAGCATCTTCGGATCGACCATGATGAATTTTACGTCTTGGGGACTTGACTTGAAGAGAATGCTCAAGATCATCGCGTTGATCGACACCGACTTGCCGGTACCGGTAGCGCCGGCGACCAACAGATGGGGCATTTTCGCTAAGTCGGTGGAGAACGGCGTGCCGCCGATGTCTTTGCCGAGGGCGAGGGTGATTTTCGAATCGGAATCGCGGTAGGAGTCGTGCTCGATCACTTCGCGCAGATAAACCATTTCACGGCGCGGATTGGGAATCTCGATGCCGACCACCGACTCGCCAGGGATCGGCGCTAGAATGCGTACGCTGACCGCGCGCAGCGCCATCGCCAGATCGTCGGCCAACATGACGATGCGCCGGACTTTGACGCCAGCGGCGGGCTTGAACTCGTACATGGTAATCACTGGGCCAGGGCGTACCGCGACGACTTCGCCCTCGACGCCGAAGTCTTCAAGCTTTTTTTGTAGGATCAGTGAGTTGGCATGCAGCGTTTCCTTGTCGATCTTGATCTGTTCGCCTTCCGGCGGATCGAGCAGCTCCAAGGGCGGCAGCTTATAGCCTTCGCCGACCTCAGGAAGCCTAAACTGTTCCGGCGCCATGGCCGGTTTTTTCGCCGGCCGTTTGATAATATTGAGATCGTCCCTGACCTCGTCCTTGACCATGATCGGCGGCGGCACGTAATCTTTTTTGTCTTTTTTGGTATTCTCGCCGCTGCGCTTTTCTTGTTTCTCTTTGAATTCCTTGATTCGGTCGTTGACCGCCGGCACGAGAGATTTTTTAAACTCGAAAAAGCTTTTCTTGGTGTGGCCGAGCAAATCCATCAGCGAGTTTTGCGTCAATAGCATGATCGACAACAACAAGGTGAACAGCGCGATCAAAGTCGCGCTCAACGGGCCGAACAGCGGCACCAGCACGCTTTCTTTCAAAAAGCCGCCGACGATGCCGCCGGAGTCGCGCGCGCTTTCGCTGTCGATGACCACGCTCAAGATCACGCCGACGCTGATCAACAAGATCAAATAACCGGCCGCCCGGCTGAGCACGACGCCTCTATAGGTCGCGCGAAACAGTTGCGCCGCGGCGATGCAGAGAAAGATCGGCAATAGATAAGACGACAGCCCGAGCCCTTGGAGCAGCAGGTCGGCCAAAAAGGCGCCGACAAAGCCGCCCCAGTTATGCGTGCTCACGGCGCCTGAAGGCGTGTTGTAGGAGCGATCGCCGACGCTAAAAGAAATCAGGCTAATGGCGATCAAGAGCGCCGTGAGACCGATCAGTACGCCCCAGATTTCGCGATTGAGCCGGCCTTTTTCGATGACTACTGACATGGCGGGTTTCCTTTGCTGCGAATTTCGCTAGTCGATAGAAGCTTCAAAAAAGCAGTTTCTCTCGCCAAGGCGCCAAGACGCAAAGTTCGGGAATTATAATTCCTAACCTTAGCGCCTTTGCGCCTTGGCGAGAGTCATTATTCGTTCCTAGGTTTCGATAATATACGGCAGCACCAACGGGTGGCGTTCGAGTTTTTTGCGGAAAAAACGGCGCAACACTTTGCGCACTTCCTCTTTTAGCTCGGTGGGATCGGTGCGGGTTTCGTGGTTCATGTTGTTCAACGCCAAGAGCACTTCGCGCTTGGCGCTCTCCATAACTTCCTCGCTCGCTTCGGCGAGCATGAAGCCGCGTGAGATCAGCTCCGGGCCGGCGACCAATTCGCCCGACTGTTGATGGATAGCCATCACCGCCAGCACCATGCCGCCTTCGGAAAGGTGGCGCCGGTCGCGGATCACCACATCGCCGACATCGCCGACCCCTTTGCCGTCGACAAACACCCGGCCGACTTGGATCGGTTTAACTTTCTTTGCGCTCTTGGCGGTGAGCTCCAGCACGTCACCGTCTTCGAGCAGAAACAGGTTCTCTTCCGGCAGGCCGACATCCTGGGCCAAGCGGCGGTGGCGCACCAGGTGGCGATACTCGCCGTGGATCGGCACGAAGTAGCGCGGCCGAGTGAGCTGCAACATGGTTTTCAATTCTTCTTGGCTGGCGTGGCCCGAAACATGGATTTCCGAAACCTTCTCGTAGTGCACCGCCGCGCCGCGCCGGTATAGATGATTGATTAAATTCGAAATCGTCTTTTCGTTGCCGGGGATAAATTTTGACGAGAGAATCACGGTGTCGCCGGCCTCGACTTTGATCGTCTTGTGATCGTTCAGGGCGATGCGGTGCAGCGCCGACATCGGTTCGCCTTGGCTGCCGGTGGTGAGAAACGTCAATTTGTCCGCCGGCAAATCTTGCCAGCGCTCGCTCTCGGTCATAAAATTACGCGGCAGATGGAGATATCCCAAGTCGGCGGCGACCTGGCTATTGCGAATCATGCTGCGGCCGCTGAGCACGACGCGCCGGTCGCACATTTCTGAGATGTCGATGATCTGCTGGATTCGCGGGATGCTCGATGAAAAAGTCGACACCAACACTTTGCCGGCGCTGTTTTGAATGATCCGCTCCAGCTCGGGCGCCACGGTACGCTCGGACGGCGTATGGCCCGGCCGTTCGACATTGGTGGAGTCCGAGAGCAACAGCAGCACGCCCTTTTCGCCGTAGGCGGCGAAGCGTTGGAAGTCGAACATCTCGCCTTCCATGGGCGTGTTGTCGATTTTGAAATCGCCGGTATGAATGATCGTTCCCACCGGAGTTTCGATCGCCAGCGCTAGACAGTCCATCAAACTATGGGTGACCCGGATACCTTCCAAGCGAAACGGCGCGATGTCCCAAGGCTGGCCGGCGGCGATCTCATGCACTTCGGCGCTATCTTCGAGGTTGTGCTCGGTTAACTTATTTGCCAGCAAACCGAGGGTCAGCCGCGAGCCGTAAATCGGCACGTCGAGATGTTTCAAAATATACGGCAGCGCGCCGACATGATCCTCATGGGCGTGAGTGAGAACGATCGCTTTGAGCTTGTCGCTGTTTTCGAGCAAGTAGCTGACATCGGGAATGACCAAATCGATGCCGAGTAGATTGGCTTCGGGAAACATCAAGCCACAGTCGACGGCGATGGCCGCGTCGCCGTATTCGATCAGCATCATGTTGAGGCCGAACTCGCCGAGGCCGCCCAGCGGTATGATTCGTACTGGATCCATAAAATATTAAATACCCTGTTTCTCCATCGCCTGGTGGCGCACCCTCAATGGCTCAGACGGCTCGATGGATTCGCCATCTCTGCGGGCCAGCTCGATTGAATGATTCAAATGGCCGGCGATCACATCGCGCACTTGATTGGACAACAAACGGAGATTCCCTGGACGAAACCCTTCGACTGCCACAGGCTTCTCGATTACGACTTTGACGATTCCCGAGCCTAGGCGCCAGCTGTCCGCGGGCAACAGCGCGCCGCTGCCGCTGATAGCGATGGGCACGACCGGCGTCTGGGTTTGCACGGCGAGCAGAAAGCCGCCTTTTTTAAAGCGCTGCAACGCGCCGGTGCGGCTGCGCGTGCCTTCAGGGAAAACAACCAGAGAAATGCCCGCCGCCAAGCGCTCCTTGGCCCGGGCTAAGCTTTTGAGCGCGTCCCGCGGATCTTTGCGGTCCACGGTCACATGCTTGGCCGCCCACATGGCCCAGCCAAAAAACGGTACGCGGAGCAATTCTTTCTTAGCCAGCCAGCGCAGTTGAAACGGCCGCAGCGCCTGCACTAACACCGGTATGTCGATGTTGCTCTGGTGATTGACGATGAAAATATATGGGCGCTGCGGATCGATGTTGTCCAATCCCTCGACTTTCAACGAAATCCCACCGACGCGCAGGATCAACCAGGTCCACAGCCGATTGATGCCGTAGATGCGTTTGCCGTGCGCTTCAAATAATCCGAATAAAATCGTCGCTAGCGAAAGTAAAACAGTGATCAGCGCGAGAAACGTCAGCTGGAAGAAATATAGCATCAAATTTCAAGTCGGATTTGAGCGGAACTCGGCACTGAAACTAGCAGGGTTATCTTAGAGGACGGGCTGGCAAAAAGCAATGTGTGGAAACTCGGCCGGCAGGCGAAAACTCTTATTGACTTTGGCGCTCAACTCTCCGTATTGTCAGCGGACTTGATTCATTCCAATTACCGGACATCTGGTTTCTAAAAAGGAGATTGACTTTGGGAAAGCTCATCGCTTGGCTGCTTTCGTTCGGCCTACTCGGTTGCGCTTCGACGTTAAGCCAGCGCGCGGGTATGGTTCCCGAAGCCAAAGACATGGCGCTGGTGGGCTACAACGATTTGCAGAATCGCTCGGCCTACCAACCGATCATTCACCGCCAGGGCAACCGCTTCATCGCCTACATCGGCCATCACGGCGGCTCAGCGTTAAATCCTCTGACCGGCAAGGTGGAAGCCAACGGCACCTCGATCGTCGATGTCAGCGATCCACGCAGTGCAAAATATTTAGCGCATTTCCCGGGCTCTTCCGCCGGTTCGGGCGAAGCTGGCGGGGAGCAAATGTTGCGCGCTTGCGATGGCAAGGATTTGCCCAAGGGCGATGCCAAGAAAACTTATCTGCTGCGCAGTTTCGGCAACGAAGGCCACGAAGTCTTGGACGTCACCGACCCAGCCAAGCCGGCGCTGCTGACGAAAATAATCTCCGGGCTCACCTCTACGCATAAAAACTGGTGGGAGTGCGATACCGGCATCGCCTATCTGGTTTCCTATAAAAAAGATGAAGGCTGGCGCAGCCGCGGCGTGAAAATCTACGACCTCAGCGACCCGGCGCGGCCGCGCTACATTCGCGACTTCGGATTGGTTGGCCAAGAGCCTGGATCCAAGATCGAACCCGTGCCGCAGTCTCTGCACGGACCGATCCGGTTGGGCAACCGGGTTTATTTCGGCTACGGCTCGAGCAACGCCGGGACCATGCAGATCGTCGACCGGGAAAAATTACTCAAGGGCAATCCTGCGGTGAAAGATCCCTTCGCGCCGACGCCGGAGAATCTACGCTATCCGGAAATCTCGCGCTTGGAACTTTATCCCAACACTGGCGCGCACACCGCGTTTCCGGTGCTCGGCATGACGATGCCGGAGTTCGCCAAGATGGAGAAAGGCAAAAGCGCCGACTTCGTGGTGATCGTCACCGAAGCAACGCAGAACGAATGCCGCGAGTTTCGCCACCCGGTTTTTTTCGCCGATATCAGCGACGAAAAACGGCCGTTTTCAGTTTCAAACTTCGATGTCATCGAGTCCAGCGGCGATTATTGCGGCCGCGGCGGACGCTTCGGCGCCCACGCCAGCAACGAATCGTTCACGCCGATCTATTACAAGCGCATGATCTTCGTCACCTACTTCAACGCGGGGGTGCGCGCCGTCGATATCCGCGACCCGTACCGGCCGAAAGAAGTCGGTTACTACATTCCCGCGATCACCGACAAAACCGATAAGCGTTGCGTGCCCAATCCGGGCGGCGGCGAGAGCTGCAAGGTCGCGATCCAAAGTAACAACGTCGAAGTCGACGATCGCGGATTGATCTACGTTGCCGACCGCGCCAATACCGGCATGCATATTTTGGAACTCACCGGCGCGGCGCGCAAGGTTGCCAATTTTCCCGATGGCAAGTGATCCGTCATTGACTCGGTGCAATGGCGGGGATAAGTTGATTTCACTTTTTCTCGCGTAGGTCATTTCCGCTCGGAGGCATTCATGTCCGTCAACAAAGTGATTTTGGTCGGCCGTTTGGGCAAAGATCCGGAAGTGCGCTTTACCAACACCGGTAGCGCGGTGGGAAATTTTTCCATTGCTACCTCGGAGATTTGGAACGACCGAGAGGGCAAACGCCAAGAGCGCACCGAGTGGCACAACATCGTGGTATGGGGCAAACAGGCCGAGCATTGCGGCCAATATTTGGCGAAGGGCCGTGAAGTGTATGTCGAAGGCAGCATTCGCACGCGCAGCTACGACGACAAAAACACCGGCGCAAAACGCTACATTACCGAAATCGTCGCCCAGCGCATTCAATTCTTGGGCGGCGGAGGGGGCGCGCGCACGGCGCCCGCAGCTGACGCCGGCCACGCCGACGATATGAGCATGGCGAGCGGTATGGGCGGCGGCCAAGCGCCGGCGGACGACGATATTCCGTTTTGATTGCTCTAGCCGAGTAGCGCCGCGAAGTTATTCCTACCAGCCGTCAGATTTCAAGCTTAAGTCAAAGACATGGATCGACCGCCGCTTGACAATATCGATGTCGACGCCGCGTTGCGGACGATTCTCGAAGGTGCCGCGACCCACACCGGCACGGAATTTTTTCGAGCTTTAGTTCTCAATCTCGCCCGCGCTCTCAAAACTCATGGCGCCTGGGTTACCGAATATATTTCCGAGCGGCGCGCGCTCAAACCATTCGCCTTTTGGTTGGGCGAGGGTTGGATCGATATGGCGGAAATGCCAGTGAAGGGCACGGCTTGCGAGACCGTGGTCGAAGATCGTCGACTGGTTCATATCCCTAAAATCTAATTGAACTCTACCCTGACAGTCCAACCGCGCGCGCGACCGGCGTGGCTAGCTACATGGGCGTGCCGTTGCTCGACCTCGATGACCCGGTCCTCGGCCATTTGGCGGTGCTCGATCTGCGGCCCATGCCGGCCGAACCGCGGATGCAGGCGGTGTCAAATATTTGCCGCGCGCGCCGCCGCGGAGCTGCGCCGGCTCCGCGCCGAAGCGCAGATGCGTGAGCGCGAACAGAAGCTGTTTCGGCTTATCGGTGGCGCCATGGATGCGATCATTGAGCTAGATCGCGATTTGGCAATCACGTAAATCAATCCCACCGCGGAAAAAGTCTTCACTTGCGGTCCGGAAGAACTGGACGGACGAACGTTTAGCCAATTTCTCGTGCCCGAGGCGCGCGACAAATTGGCGCGCTTGATCTCCGATCTCGACAGCCGCTCCGACGGTCAACGCTCGCTGTGGATCGCCGGCGGCCTCGATGTCAGCACGCCGGACGGAATCAAGTTTCGCGCCGAGGCGACCTTGTCGCGCTTCGATGTCGAGCGCGAGCCGTTTTACA containing:
- a CDS encoding response regulator transcription factor; this translates as MAAIKVVIADDHALLRDGLRKILSVEKDILVVGEAADGDEIAKVVDKMKPDVLLLDLKMPKGDVVQNLLEIAARSPTTRVMILTAFSEEEHVLNAAKGGARGFVPKGVPAATLVQAIRSVHNGGVWIDKEIPGWQAFDEIAQAQQVQATQATPLLDDSISALTKREMEILKLVAKGLTNEEIGRNIFISEKTVKTHLTNIFDKLKVNNRFKAALILMGQAH
- a CDS encoding TraR/DksA family transcriptional regulator, translating into MAKADPDKEKKQRREFLKRAAEMLEEMKRGLSKEMQGRVKGETEGIKDEGRDTYDLASDERDREINFILNDREREKVVAIDEALQRIKEKSYEICESCEGEIQLGRLKVLPFTRLCVKCQEENEKESKRQKTLDEERGYRRLVFTDFEEEGS
- the rimO gene encoding 30S ribosomal protein S12 methylthiotransferase RimO, coding for MMMPAKQKFSIVSLGCARNLVDSEVMAGLLERNHYEIVQEPSDADVVLVNTCGFIGAAKEESVDTIVEMSRLKEEGKIKKLVVAGCLSQRYPDELASELPEVDLFIGTGEVPRIVEILRDHEVDAKLRQHVGVPNYIYDHATPRLRTTPSYTAYLKVSEGCDHKCAFCIIPKLRGPHRSRSIESVLDEASSLGRAGVKEINLIAQDLTAYGRDRKDGTTLYGLMKALDGIDEITWIRLLYSYPNFLDKPLLDLIRDSGKICKYVDIPFQHISRSLLQRMRRGKSGSAVREAVMKLRDAIPGLTLRTSLIVGFPGETEADFGELLDFVEETEFERLGVFKYSQEEGTAAAKFDGQVSEDEKEQRWQEVMDLQASVSRKKNQALIGTMQRVMIDGIDSDSGMLSGRTQAHAPEVDGVVLIANHDLPSVTDLPPEPGTMIDVKIIEAHDYDLTGEILHG
- a CDS encoding outer membrane lipoprotein carrier protein LolA, which codes for MREKLTMISKIKLLLAIILVAACGVNLSLAAESRSAEAVLDGLQKSYDATSDFVADFQQQTEVKTLNRTMKASGKLSFKRPGKMLWRYEDPKTQFVLTDGKHLYFYQPDQNQVIKSPLKNAFRGDIPLSFLLGLGNLKKDFNATLKASDDSQNVLRLEPKGEAGGYSEILVGVSKAASDIQWVSVRDAAGNLTTLRFSAMRKGVGVNDALFQVKIPDGADIVELGQ
- a CDS encoding DNA translocase FtsK; translated protein: MSVVIEKGRLNREIWGVLIGLTALLIAISLISFSVGDRSYNTPSGAVSTHNWGGFVGAFLADLLLQGLGLSSYLLPIFLCIAAAQLFRATYRGVVLSRAAGYLILLISVGVILSVVIDSESARDSGGIVGGFLKESVLVPLFGPLSATLIALFTLLLSIMLLTQNSLMDLLGHTKKSFFEFKKSLVPAVNDRIKEFKEKQEKRSGENTKKDKKDYVPPPIMVKDEVRDDLNIIKRPAKKPAMAPEQFRLPEVGEGYKLPPLELLDPPEGEQIKIDKETLHANSLILQKKLEDFGVEGEVVAVRPGPVITMYEFKPAAGVKVRRIVMLADDLAMALRAVSVRILAPIPGESVVGIEIPNPRREMVYLREVIEHDSYRDSDSKITLALGKDIGGTPFSTDLAKMPHLLVAGATGTGKSVSINAMILSILFKSSPQDVKFIMVDPKMLELTAYEDIPHQLVPVVTDPKKAAAALFWAVEEMDRRYRLMREKGARNIDNYNRTLEKESGNKKAVIDLTEAESLEELPPLSIGGTLQRNMPLVHAKMPRIVIIIDELADLMMTVGRDVEEYITRLAQKARAAGIHLILATQRPSVDVITGLIKANFPARISFQVTSRIDSRTILDSMGSEKLLGNGDLLFLPPGTARLTRVHGAFVSDQEVLRVMQFIKAQGRPVYRPEVLEAKKETEAAAAIDEEYDEMYDQAVAIVTETQQASISMVQRRLRVGYNRAARMIEQMERDRVVGPADGARPREVYARKIDDDI
- a CDS encoding ribonuclease J; translation: MDPVRIIPLGGLGEFGLNMMLIEYGDAAIAVDCGLMFPEANLLGIDLVIPDVSYLLENSDKLKAIVLTHAHEDHVGALPYILKHLDVPIYGSRLTLGLLANKLTEHNLEDSAEVHEIAAGQPWDIAPFRLEGIRVTHSLMDCLALAIETPVGTIIHTGDFKIDNTPMEGEMFDFQRFAAYGEKGVLLLLSDSTNVERPGHTPSERTVAPELERIIQNSAGKVLVSTFSSSIPRIQQIIDISEMCDRRVVLSGRSMIRNSQVAADLGYLHLPRNFMTESERWQDLPADKLTFLTTGSQGEPMSALHRIALNDHKTIKVEAGDTVILSSKFIPGNEKTISNLINHLYRRGAAVHYEKVSEIHVSGHASQEELKTMLQLTRPRYFVPIHGEYRHLVRHRRLAQDVGLPEENLFLLEDGDVLELTAKSAKKVKPIQVGRVFVDGKGVGDVGDVVIRDRRHLSEGGMVLAVMAIHQQSGELVAGPELISRGFMLAEASEEVMESAKREVLLALNNMNHETRTDPTELKEEVRKVLRRFFRKKLERHPLVLPYIIET
- a CDS encoding 1-acyl-sn-glycerol-3-phosphate acyltransferase, with product MLYFFQLTFLALITVLLSLATILFGLFEAHGKRIYGINRLWTWLILRVGGISLKVEGLDNIDPQRPYIFIVNHQSNIDIPVLVQALRPFQLRWLAKKELLRVPFFGWAMWAAKHVTVDRKDPRDALKSLARAKERLAAGISLVVFPEGTRSRTGALQRFKKGGFLLAVQTQTPVVPIAISGSGALLPADSWRLGSGIVKVVIEKPVAVEGFRPGNLRLLSNQVRDVIAGHLNHSIELARRDGESIEPSEPLRVRHQAMEKQGI
- a CDS encoding single-stranded DNA-binding protein, with the protein product MSVNKVILVGRLGKDPEVRFTNTGSAVGNFSIATSEIWNDREGKRQERTEWHNIVVWGKQAEHCGQYLAKGREVYVEGSIRTRSYDDKNTGAKRYITEIVAQRIQFLGGGGGARTAPAADAGHADDMSMASGMGGGQAPADDDIPF